The proteins below come from a single Oryzias latipes chromosome 14, ASM223467v1 genomic window:
- the mepce gene encoding 7SK snRNA methylphosphate capping enzyme, whose product MSVEEDAIKTGSLEARSTPSLQLSDCTGGYSSVSVMMEENAATHDFAAACPVPGTAASPKHTSTDSAGQKARGSENSINRRNSFPHSKQQQQQTKLTKRRYTASSNFKHPTSSKRRRRAISESDSVLPTNFLLGGNIFDPLNLNSLLDEEVNRALNAETPKSSPLPAKSRDPVEILIPRDITDPLNLNSGIADNCFLVSPYKSGGRRRHRNRHHGGGGGGGGVGSGIPITQANHSESTKSEVKMSSSTQLLGTQGSCSVLDSSKESMSFSSVTADSHESTAENAASGKDETLFVPVEEYTCPLSGGPSHHAGRRRRRRNSGKIDPPVTHSTPSGKLAPNDKSCGTGGAQNYFHTPKIGPKTGGGSRSYQQPHSQAKGHQKKFQYGNYNKYYGYRNPGNSEDPRVRVLRPEWFEGKDVLDLGCNSGHLTLYIAKMLRPARILGLDIDGGLIHAARKNIRHYLSELQTQEARQAAKQEERNDKDVSTGTDEKHRDTERREEHCKAERGQRGTAEAESDNGFCHTDDVGTPRQDDKTGETGQGDCEKQSADQSVSCSFPVSLRISRGPIAAPPLTETPTPQPGQFPANVSFIKANYVLENENLLLTQRPEYDVILCLSVTKWVHLNWGDSGLKQLFKRVYKHLRPGGLFILEPQPWESYVRRKKLTDNINRNFHSIRLKPDQFASYLTSEVGFTSFESLKAPKCSARGFQRPIYVFQK is encoded by the exons ATGTCTGTCGAGGAGGACGCCATAAAAACTGGCAGTTTAGAGGCCAGGTCAACGCCATCTCTGCAGCTCTCAGACTGTACTGGAGGTTACAGCAGTGTGTccgtgatgatggaggaaaatgCAGCCACGCATGACTTTGCAGCTGCCTGTCCTGTCCCGGGCACTGCAGCCTCACCAAAGCACACGAGCACAGACAGCGCGGGACAAAAAGCCAGAGGGAGCGAGAACAGCATCAATCGCAGGAACAGCTTCCCTCACTCcaaacaacagcaacagcaaacgAAATTAACCAAGCGGCGCTACACAGCCAGTTCTAACTTCAAACATCCCACATCGAGCAAGAGGAGACGAAGAGCCATCTCCGAGAGTGACTCTGTCCTGCCCACCAACTTTCTCTTGGGTGGCAACATTTTTGACCCGCTTAATCTGAACAGCCTCCTGGATGAGGAGGTCAACAGGGCACTTAACGCAGAGACACCAAAATCCTCTCCACTTCCTGCAAAGAGTCGAGATCCAGTGGAGATCCTCATTCCGAGAGATATAACTGATCCTCTGAACCTGAACAGCGGGATAGCAGACAACTGCTTTTTGGTGTCCCCCTACAAGAGCGGAGGAAGAAGAAGGCATCGCAACAGACATCATGGTGGGGGTGGTGGAGGAGGCGGAGTTGGTAGTGGGATTCCAATAACGCAGGCGAACCACTCCGAATCGACAAAAAGTGAGGTCAAAATGAGCTCCTCCACACAACTTTTAGGTACGCAAGGCTCTTGTTCGGTTCTCGATTCTTCTAAAGAGTCCATGAGTTTCTCTAGTGTCACGGCAGATTCCCACGAGAGCACAGCTGAGAACGCAGCAAGCGGCAAAGATGAGACGCTGTTTGTACCTGTCGAAGAATATACCTGCCCCCTGTCGGGGGGGCCAAGCCACCACGCCGGAAGACGCAGACGAAGGCGCAACTCAGGCAAAATTGATCCTCCTGTCACCCATTCTACTCCCAGCGGTAAATTAGCACCAAATGACAAAAGTTGTGGTACAGGCGGAGCACAAAATTATTTTCACACACCAAAAATTGGTCCCAAAACTGGAGGGGGGTCACGTTCGTACCAGCAACCTCACAGTCAGGCAAAAGGACACCAAAAGAAGTTCCAGTATGGAAACTACAATAAATATTATGGTTATCGCAACCCGGGCAACAGTGAAGACCCGCGTGTTCGTGTATTGCGTCCGGAGTGGTTTGAAGGTAAAGATGTGCTGGACTTGGGGTGCAATTCAGGTCACTTAACACTCTACATTGCCAAAATGCTGCGGCCTGCACGCATATTGGGGCTCGATATAGATGGTGGGTTGATCCATGCAGCTCGTAAAAACATTAGGCATTATCTGTCTGAGCTGCAAACCCAGGAGGCCAGACAAGCTGCTAAACAGGAAGAAAGAAATGACAAGGATGTCAGCACGGGGACAGACGAGAAGCACAGGGACACCGAGCGCAGAGAGGAGCACTGCAAAGCAGAGAGAGGACAAAGAGGCACTGCGGAGGCTGAGAGTGACAATGGCTTCTGTCACACAGATGATGTAGGGACTCCAAGGCAAGATGACAAAACAGGAGAGACAGGACAAGGAGACTGTGAAAAGCAAAGCGCTGATCAGTCAGTGAGCTGCTCCTTTCCCGTGTCTCTACGGATCTCCAGAGGACCCATCGCTGCACCTCCTTTGACCGAAACACCCACCCCTCAGCCCGGGCAATTTCCTGCCAATGTCTCCTTTATCAAG GCCAATTATGTTTTGGAGAATGAAAATCTGCTGTTAACCCAACGGCCAGAGTACGACGTGATCCTGTGTCTCAGCGTCACCAAATGGGTTCACCTAAACTGGGGAGACAGTGGCCTCAAACAGCTCTTCAAGAGGGTTTATAAACATCTCCGTCCTGGAGGCCTCTTCATCCTGGAGCCGCAACCCTGGGAGTCCTACGTGAGGAGGAAGAAGCTGACT GACAACATCAACAGGAATTTTCACAGCATTCGGCTCAAACCTGATCAGTTTGCATCATATCTAACAAGTGAGGTGGGATTCACAAGCTTTGAGTCCCTTAAAGCTCCCAAGTGCTCAGCAAGAG GTTTCCAGAGGCCAATCtatgtttttcaaaagtga